One window from the genome of Fusobacteriaceae bacterium encodes:
- a CDS encoding VWA domain-containing protein has translation MDYLEKKRKDDLIVNPTPRCACILVLDTSGSMAGDPIEELNNGLMNFLSEVREDELAQYSVELGIVAAGGGVREALPLTPIHLIEAVNYFEAGGDTPLGEAVETALNMLERRKTEYKRTGVPYYQPWLVLISDGEPNDNWEETAARARNMSAARKLVSLPVGVSSADLDVLSRFSSRPAKRLSGLKFREFFEWLSASMARVSSSASTTAQINLPPTDGWDSI, from the coding sequence ATGGATTATCTGGAAAAAAAGCGAAAAGACGACCTCATCGTGAATCCGACGCCGAGATGCGCCTGTATACTGGTCCTCGACACATCGGGCTCCATGGCGGGAGACCCCATCGAGGAGTTGAACAACGGGCTCATGAACTTTCTGTCGGAGGTCCGGGAGGACGAATTGGCCCAATACTCGGTGGAATTGGGCATTGTCGCCGCAGGCGGCGGCGTGCGGGAGGCGCTTCCCCTGACGCCGATCCACTTGATCGAGGCCGTGAATTATTTTGAGGCCGGCGGCGATACGCCCCTGGGCGAAGCGGTGGAAACGGCCCTCAACATGCTTGAACGCCGGAAGACCGAATACAAACGCACAGGGGTTCCCTATTACCAGCCCTGGCTTGTGCTGATCAGCGACGGCGAGCCCAACGACAACTGGGAGGAGACCGCCGCCCGGGCCCGGAACATGTCGGCCGCCCGTAAGCTCGTTTCGCTCCCCGTCGGAGTCAGTTCGGCTGACCTTGACGTATTGTCCCGCTTTTCGAGCAGACCCGCCAAAAGATTGTCGGGACTCAAATTCCGGGAATTCTTTGAATGGCTCTCGGCCAGCATGGCCCGGGTGTCCAGCTCCGCCTCGACGACGGCCCAGATCAATCTGCCGCCCACGGACGGTTGGGACAGCATATGA